The Magnolia sinica isolate HGM2019 chromosome 9, MsV1, whole genome shotgun sequence genome contains a region encoding:
- the LOC131256206 gene encoding large ribosomal subunit protein eL39-like, translating to MLSHKTFRVKKKRAKKMRQNKPIPHRIHLRTDNTIRYNTKRRHWRRTKLGF from the coding sequence ATGCTGTCGCACAAGACCTTCCGCGTCAAGAAGAAGCGGGCGAAGAAGATGAGGCAGAACAAGCCAATACCTCACCGGATCCACTTGAGGACCGACAACACCATCAGGTACAACACGAAGCGCAGGCACTGGCGCCGTACAAAGCTAGGGTTTTGA
- the LOC131254803 gene encoding nuclear-pore anchor-like, giving the protein MGAIRMLSGGSWKLIEDMQKAKKEMEKLKGEAQANKDHMLQYKEIAQVNEVASKKIESAHEKFKVEADKLKKSLEDEIHFLKGRFQNLKVILCQSL; this is encoded by the exons Atgggagctatccggatgttgagcgggggttcctggaag CTTATTGAGGACATGCAGAAAGCaaagaaagagatggaaaaaCTAAAAGGGGAGGCACAAGCCAACAAGGATCACATGCTACAG TATAAAGAAATAGCACAAGTGAATGAAGTTGCATCGAAGAAAATTGAATCTGCTCATGAAAAATTCAAGGTTGAG gctgacaagctaaagaagtcactggaggatgaaattcactttctcaagggaaggtttcagaacttgaaagtgatcttgtgtcaaagtcTATAG